The DNA region TCGGCTTGGTTATTTAAGAGGAGCTCGACGGTTTTCACGTCACCCCGCATGCAAGCCCAGAGCAGGGGAGTCGCACCTTCATCATCATACTGGTTTATTTTATATCGGAGTTTATCCCCAAAGACTTCGAGCTGGGGGTCGATCTTCTCATTTACATTTTTTAAAGGAATCCTCTCATTAATGAGTTCTTCGATCGATTGGGAATCCGCGTATTTGATCGCCGAGAAAAAATTAATGATATTTTTTGCGCCGGCTTGCCTGAGGAACCGGTAAATAGGGACATTTTTATTGTCCAGAGCAAGCCTGATGGCACTTTGACCTTTAGCATTCTGGTAGTTAATATTCACACCACTTTCGACCAATAACCGCACCTTGTCATAATCCCCCCTCTCAGCCATGATCATGAGTGGGGTATAATCTTTGGCATCCACTTCGTTTGGATTCACCTTGGCCTTAAAAAAGAGGTCAATGGCCCGCTTATCATTGCGTTCAACCGCCCAGAGAAAGTTATGGGGTGAAAATTGAATTCCCATTTTAGTGAGCTCATCCATTGCCCATTGGGGGCTTTGCCTGTAATGATAATATCCCGTTGCTTTCCACACTCCGAAACCAACGAGGGATAAAACAGCGATGATCGTAATCCAAAACCATTTTTTGGTGAATTCAGGAAAAGCATCGGTAAATGAATCATACCAAAGAATAAATCGGTCATTTAATGAGTTATCTTTGGGACGCCCCGGGATATGGGGGGCTGGATGGACTTTATCTCCTTGGGCAGGAATGACGGCCTCAGATGAATAATTTTTTTTCGGCAAATTCTCCATCATCGGATGGGACGTGGGCGAGTGAATGCCCGGGCCAGGAGCCGGACGTGAAAAGGGAGCAGGGGGATGAGGCATCTTTTTCTGTGCAGCCCGCATCGCCGCCTCTTCAGCCGCACGTTGCTCCATCTGTTTTTGTAGGTAGAGGGGTAATATACCCGTCAATTTGCGTTTTTTACCTGGCGGCACCATACCCGGCTTCCGGGAGGGATTCTGTTTCGGATGATTTTGAGGAAAGTCAGATGCCATAAATTTAATTTAAATTCCAAATGACATTATTGCGAAATTTTTTCCAGATAATCGATCACATTGCTTTTCCCACTATCGCGGGCAATACGCAAAGCGCTCTGGGTGAGTTTTTTATTCTCCGTATAAATCGCTGATGATTTATCCCAGAGTATTTCGATGGCGTCTTTGTTTCCGGCATAAGCCGCCCAATCCATGGCGGAAAGGCCTTGGAAATCCTCCTTACTTACGTCGGCCCCGGCATCAATGAGTGCTGCCAAAATCGATATCCGGTTCATATAAGCAGCGATTGAGACCGCTGTGATGCCACTTTTACTTTCACGCACATCAGGATCAGCCCCGGCTTTAAGTAATTTATTTACCACCGCCGGGTGGTTGCGCACGATCCCATAAAAAAGGGCACTTTTTCCTTCCGCATCCCTTGCATTCAAATCGGCTTGGAAAAAGATAAAACGCTGGATCGCCGCCTCATTACCAGCTATGGCCGCAACAATCACCGGGGTTTGTTGGAATTTTGTTTCGATCGCATCAATATTTGCCCCTTTGTCGACTAATAAATCAATAATCTCGGGGTCCCCGCGTGCGGCTGCCCAGTGGATGGGTTCCATCCCTTCCATATCTTTTTGGCGGATATTGTAACGTAAAAAATCATTTTCCATGATCATTTCATGGGGTACTTTCCAGCGCCCCATATCATTGGATTGAAGCGGATATTTTTTCTCAAGGAGCTTTTCTAATAATCCTTTATCCGCAAACCGGATCATCGTATTGAAATTTATAATCGTATTCGTCGCACCGGCACTATAAAGAAGGTTAAAAATAGGCAGGGAGTTTTTTTCGGTGGCGAGTTCCAGCGCCGTTTTGCCAGTTTTATCTATGATATTTATGTCGACCCCTTTATTCACTAATAACTGGGACAAACTAAAATTGTCAGCCTCAATCGCAGCCCAGAGAGGGTGGACTCCGGCACTATCGCGGGAACGGAAGTTCACATTAGCTTTGAAAAATAGGTTAAATATCTCATCCTTCTCACGTTTTCGGATGGCTTTATTTAAATCATCTGTTGTGACATGGTACCCTTTTTCCTTCAGTTGCATGATGGCATAGGCTGGTGAACGCAAATAATAATAAGTCCGAGATAACCACCATCCCCCGTAGGCTAATCCCATAATCAAAATAAGGTTCAACAACCAAAACCACCACTTTTTTGTTTCAGGTAACATGTCTAATAATGTAACGTATGTATCCTCCGCAGATTCAAGAAACTGGTGGAATCGAATTTTTAAATATAAAATAATCGAATTTTGATCGCGCGACATACTGTCTTTGGAAAAAGTGTATCCACGTTAATGAAAAAAATTATTCATTACGAGGAATCATATCATTTCCTTTTAAATCCAAAGCCTCAAAATTTCAATTCATAGAAAAATAAAAAATCCGGTGATGAGCGTGAACCCATAAACCGGATTATTCATGAAATATTAATCGTATTAACGAGGTCTATGCGGGTTGGCGCATCGGCATGATGACGTAGAGGAAAGGTTCATCATTACGGATGACTCCGGGACTGAGTTCATCGATAAGGTCGATGGTGATGGTGTCACTATCCAGGTTACGCAGAGGATCCAGCAGGAAAAACGGGTTAAAGGCGATGGTCAGATCTTTCCCTTTATAATCCACTGCGAGGGATTCACGGGATTCCCCGACCTCGGGGGTGATCGTGGAGATGGTGAGGTTATTCTTATTAAAATTTAGCTTAATCGAATTCGACTTGTCATTAGCAAGAATGGCGACGCGGTGGACAGCAGCCATAAAGACCTCGCGTTCGACCGGCACACGTTCCTTGGGTTCAGGTGGGATGACCTGACGAAAATTCGGATAATTACCTTCGATTAATTTGCTGACGAGGGTGGTTTTGCCGACATGGAAAGAAATTTGATTTTCAGAAACGTTAATCAGGACTTCATCATCTTTGTCGCTCAACAAGCGGCCAAGTTCATTCACCGCTTTTGTGGGAAGGATATAGTCGCCTTCATGGCTTTCGGGGAATTCAAGTTCCTTATCAGCGAGAGCCAAACGTCTGCCATCCGTGGAGACCATTGTGAGTTTTCCCCCTTTAAAGCTCAAGAGCACCCCGTTAAGCACGTAGCGGGTCTCGTCTGTGGAGATGGCGTAACTCGTACGGGAAAGCATCGTCTTGAAGGCTTTCTGTTCGATCTTGTAACTCTTCGATCCTTCGACCTTTGGAAACGGAGGAAATTCATCAGCGACAATACCGTGGATGCGGAAGAAGGATGAACCGCATTTGATTGTCACAGCGGATTTATCATCTTTTTCGATGAGGATATCCTGATTGGGTAATTCACGGATGATACTAAAAAGACGTCTGACCGGTAACGTCAAAGAACCGGCACTACTGATATCTGCTTCGACAGAACAGCGCACACCCAGATCAAGATCAGTCGTGGTGAGCTCGAGTGTGTTATTTAACGCGGAGATCAGGACATTAGACAAAATGGGAAGTGTTGTCTTTGTGCTGACCACGCTTTGGACTTTTTGGAGCCCTTCGATAAAAGCATCTTTTGTGACGGTAAATTTCATAGTTATTAACGGTCTTATAATTAATCAATTATTTAAAACAAGATATTCAGTAACCTTAGGGTCGTGAATAACTTGAACTCGCCGGATGATGGCTTGTCTCTGTGCAAGTTACAATCATTTTTGTAAGTGAATAAATATGGGAATAAACCTGCGCATTTCTTTGAGGAGGAGTCAGGGGGGGTACTTTAACAGGGTTATACACAGTTATTCAGACTTGTTGGTGGGGTTATTCACGTTCCAGTTTATAGACCAAGGACTGGATAGATTGGCGGATTTCACTGTCTTGATCCATACGATCTTTAATCGTTTTGCATGCATGAATAACGGTACCATGATCACGGCCGCCAAAGAGGTCACCGATTTCCGTCAGGGACACCTGGGTGAGTTCCCGAGATAAATACATAGCGATCTGCCGTGGAAAAGCGATGTGAGCGGGGCGTTTTTTGCTGGTCAGGTCGGAAATACGGATATCAAAGCGTTCAGCGACTTTCTTTTGGATAATATCCACACTAACACTCTTTTTCTGTTCTTTTTCGAGTAAATCTTTCAGCAGGATTTCGACGGCTTCGGTCGTCAGCGGCCCGTTATTGAGTGAACTATGCACACCAAGGCGGATCAAGGCTCCTTCGAGGCGGCGGATATTTGACTGGATACGTTCTGCCAGAAAACGGAAGATTTCATCGGGGAGCTTGATATGGTGCAGATCAGCTTTCCGGCGGATAATGGCTTCGCGGGTCTCGGTGTCCGGTATATTCATCTCGGCGGACATACCCCATTCGAAGCGTGAAATCAGGCGTTTTTCGAGGTTGGCCACTTCGCTGGCGGGCCGGTCGCAGGTCAGGACAATTTGTTTATGCCCATCTTTTAAAGAATTAAATGTGTGGAAGAATTCTTCTTGGGAACGGTCTTTTCCGGCAAAAAACTGGATGTCATCGATCAAAAGCACATCGGCGGAACGGTATTTCTTCCGGAATTTCACCATGATATTATTCTGCATGGCCTCGATGAATTCATTCACAAACTTTTCAGAGGTGATGTAAACAACCTTCGCGTGCGGTCTTTTTTCCAGGATAGCATTCCCAATCGCGTGCATGAGATGGGTTTTACCCAGACCGACACCTCCATGAATAAAGAGTGGATTATACGTCGTGGCAGGTGCTTTCGCCACTCCGATGGCAGCCGCACGCGCAAAACGGTTCCCCTCCCCTTCGACGAAAGTAGTAAAACTGTACTGTTCATTCAAGGGATTTTCGCGGGGAATGGAAGAGTCGCGCAATTTGCTCGAATCAGCCCTTTTCCTTGTGGGTAAAGGCAAAACAGAAGAGGAAGCGCTTTGATTGGCCACTGCGTCGGTGGAGGAACCGGCCACGGCCTGAGTGCGCAAGGAGATTTTGAGTTTCACCGAAATGGGTTCCTCGGCTGCGGCGAGCACGGATTGCTTAAGGATCTGGAGGTAATTATCTTCGATCCAGAAAAGATGCATGCTGTCAGGCACGCCAAGGGTAAGGCAATCATTTTCTAAAGATAAAGGCTTGATCGAAGCAAACCACAAGTTAAAGAGGTTTTCATTGAGTTGCCCACGGATGTGAACTTTTGTAGAATTCCAAATTTCTTCTAATGACACCATAATTTAGTACTTATTCACACTCGTTAAATTGTTACCCCAGACATCCGCTCAAAAACTAAGTCAATTGTGTTACACTAACAAGGGTTTTTGGCGTATTTATACATTTTTATGTAATTTATTGAACTGTAGGCATTTATATTATTATTCAGCCTAGGTGATTTTCACATGTTTCATGTCAAAATTCTGTTCCTACTGGGACTCTATTTTCTAAACACCGTTTATGCCCCTGAAAAGAGAAACTTACTCACAAGTTATTCACATTTCTACAAGTTTACTGATTTTCAGCTATTTAGATAACTTTTTCTCAGCGAATTTTTTTTTACTTTCGAGTCCTGATCGGTTCAAAGCGGCGAACCTTAGCTGGTTCATTTTCGTTCATTTTTGAGATCTGCTCACGGGCCCATGAACGGAAGTGTAGCTGGGCTTGCAGGGACTTCTGACCCTTAGCTGGTTGGAGCCTGATATAGGTGCCGTCAGCTTTAAGTTCACGGGCTTTGATATTGTCGCTGAGGTAAGCCGGGATGATCTCATTTTTGATCTGGCCGGCGAGTTGTTCATTTTCGACGGGGAAAACCAGCTCGACGCGGCGGTATAAATTCCGAGGCATGAGGTCGGCACTGCCGAGGTATACCAAGGGAGCCCCCCCGTTTTCAAAGTAGTAAATGCGGCTGTGCTCTAGGAAACGCCCGACAATACTGATGACGCGGATATTTTCGCTGACACCGGCGATCCCGGGTCGCAGACAGCACACCCCGCGGATAATCAGGTCGATTTTTACCCCTGCGCAACTTGCTTCATAGAGGAGCTTGATAAAATGTTCGCACACGATGGAGTTTACCTTGATCGTGATTTTTGACGGTAACCCCTTCTTGGCATTAGCGATCTCGTTCTCGATCAAGATGCTGAGTTTATTTGCCAAGTCATATGGGGCCACGAGCAATTTGCGGAACTCCGGATAATCGGAGAGCCCGGTGAGGGAATTAAATAACTGGGCGACCTCGGAGCAAATTGTTTCATTGGCCGTCAGCAGGCTCATATCCGTGTAAAGCCGGGCGGTTTTGGGATTATAATTACCCGTGCCCAGATGCACGTAACGCCGGATCATGTCCCCGTCACGGCGGACGATGAGCATACATTTGCAGTGGACCTTTAACCCCACGACCCCGTAAACGACATGAACCCCAGCTTCTTCAAGCAAGCGGGCCCAGTGGATATTATTTTCCTCATCAAAACGTGCTTTCAGCTCGACGAGCGCAGTGACTTGTTTCCCATTATTGGCGGCGGCAATCAAGGCTTTCACGATCGCCGAGTCCCCGCTTGTGCGGTAAAGGGTCATCTTAATGGCGAGTACAGCAGGATCAGCTGCGGCTTGGACGATGAAATCAACCACCGTATCGAAATTTTCGTAAGGATGATGCAGCAGGATATCTTCCTTTTTTAAGACGCTGAATGCTTCAGCCCCCGGCGGCAGGTCGAGATCGTAGCTCGGGACAAAGGGCCTGTCTTTGAGTAAGGGAAATTGGTCATTGGTACATAGCTGCATCAGGTGCTGGACATTGATCGGCCCGTCGATGCGGTAAAGATCCATTTGTTCCAAATGCAGATTCTCCAAGAGGAATTGCTCCATCTCATGCGGGCAATCAATCTGGACTTCCAGACGCACTGCATTACCGCGGTTACGCTTGCGCAAATTGCTCTCGATGGTGCGCAGGAGGTTTTCCTCTTCTTCCGCGTCGATGTAGAGGTCACTATTACGCGTCACTCGGAAGCTGTAGGCACCTTCCACCCTCAGGCCGGGGAAAAGCTCTTGTACATGGATCTTGATCAATTTGCTCAGGGCGATGAATTCCGTGCGCCCTTCCTTTTCATTTTTCGGTGGTAACTGGATCAACCGCGGCAAAATGCGCGGGAGCTGCACCACCGCGTGGAATTCCCCGCCTCCAGCACGTTCACTCTTACACAGTTTCACGATGATATAATGAGCTTTATTCAGCACCTGCGGGAAAGGATGGCTCGCATCAATGGCCAATGGGGTGAGAACAGGGAAAACTTGTTCGACAAAATACTTCTGCGCCCAGGCTTTATCAGTTCCTTTAAGCTGGTCGGCCTCGGGGAAGTTGATTCCCTCCTTAGTCAATGCCGGGTGGAGGTCTTCATTCCATAACTGGGATTGTTCGGCGACGAGTTCACGAGTGCGTTTCTGGATCGCACTGAAAATCTGGGAGGAGCTCATACCGTCCGGCCCGATATCGCTGTATTCATTTTCGATCTGCTGCTTGATCCCTGACACCCGGATCTCGAAGAATTCGTCGAGGTTCGAGCTGAAAATGCAGAGGAATTTGACGCGTTCCAACAAAGGTTGCGCCTTGTCCTGGGCCTCCTCCAGCACTCGGCCGTTAAATTCAAGCCAGCTTAGTTCACGATTAATGTAAAGTTCGGGTAGGGAAAAGTCTTCGCTCATGGGGATTAGTGACTATATCAGGCTTTTGCTCCGGAGCAAGTCAACGTATGTGACAAACTCGTGTGTGCTCATTCCTCGTCGCTCGGATAACCTATTTTTGCCACGTGGTGGATAAAATGTTCCACGTGGAACATTTCTCACAGCCCCCTGGGCAAGCATTGACCCTTTTGTGAGTAGTTAATGAAGTCTCAATTCCTTTCAAATCCAGAGAAGAAGAGACTTTATTCAGTGTTCTGAGGTATGGACTCAGGGCTTATTTCCACCCCTCCCCCACTCCCTCTTTTGAGGTAAACACTCACAAGAGAGATGTCGCTAGGAGTAATCCCCGAGATGCGGGAGGCTTGGCCTAGGGTCAGCGGGCTGATCTTGGTGAGTTTTTGAACCGCCTCTTTCCGGAGGCCTTTGATCCCGTCATAAGTGAAAGATGCTGGGATTTGTTTAGATTCCATCTTCTTAAACCGGGCGATTTCTTCATTCTGGCGGGTGACATAACCTTCATATTTGATATCAATCTCGATCTGTTCCTTCACCGAATCAGGTAAAGACTGGAATTCCTCAGGCAAATCTTTGAACTTAATCTCCGGGCGCCGGAGGACTTGCGCCCAGCTATTCTGTCCCGTATAGGTCTTGAGCAATTTGCGTTTGGTCAGTTCGATCACGTCTTGTTTTTCTTTGACCCGTGTAAAGTCTGTCTCCGAGATCATTCCTGCCGCCCGCGCCTTTTCGTACAGGCGTAAGTCCGCATTGTCCTGCCGCAGATGCAGTCGATATTCCGCCCGGGAGGTGAACATCCGAT from Verrucomicrobiota bacterium includes:
- a CDS encoding ankyrin repeat domain-containing protein; this translates as MLPETKKWWFWLLNLILIMGLAYGGWWLSRTYYYLRSPAYAIMQLKEKGYHVTTDDLNKAIRKREKDEIFNLFFKANVNFRSRDSAGVHPLWAAIEADNFSLSQLLVNKGVDINIIDKTGKTALELATEKNSLPIFNLLYSAGATNTIINFNTMIRFADKGLLEKLLEKKYPLQSNDMGRWKVPHEMIMENDFLRYNIRQKDMEGMEPIHWAAARGDPEIIDLLVDKGANIDAIETKFQQTPVIVAAIAGNEAAIQRFIFFQADLNARDAEGKSALFYGIVRNHPAVVNKLLKAGADPDVRESKSGITAVSIAAYMNRISILAALIDAGADVSKEDFQGLSAMDWAAYAGNKDAIEILWDKSSAIYTENKKLTQSALRIARDSGKSNVIDYLEKISQ
- a CDS encoding ankyrin repeat domain-containing protein; protein product: MASDFPQNHPKQNPSRKPGMVPPGKKRKLTGILPLYLQKQMEQRAAEEAAMRAAQKKMPHPPAPFSRPAPGPGIHSPTSHPMMENLPKKNYSSEAVIPAQGDKVHPAPHIPGRPKDNSLNDRFILWYDSFTDAFPEFTKKWFWITIIAVLSLVGFGVWKATGYYHYRQSPQWAMDELTKMGIQFSPHNFLWAVERNDKRAIDLFFKAKVNPNEVDAKDYTPLMIMAERGDYDKVRLLVESGVNINYQNAKGQSAIRLALDNKNVPIYRFLRQAGAKNIINFFSAIKYADSQSIEELINERIPLKNVNEKIDPQLEVFGDKLRYKINQYDDEGATPLLWACMRGDVKTVELLLNNQADVNAPEKKEGQTPLMVAASSAIDPVMVPLINYNANMNLRDKKGRTALFLAVVQNKPSAIGILLAGGADPNIGERTQGLSVVSAAAFLNNPQVVAALVDSGADVLQPDYRGLSAMDHAAANSSVESINILIKKAGKAYLGKQENILTAIKIAEKQGNQKIVDLLKPLVQ
- the dnaN gene encoding DNA polymerase III subunit beta, whose protein sequence is MKFTVTKDAFIEGLQKVQSVVSTKTTLPILSNVLISALNNTLELTTTDLDLGVRCSVEADISSAGSLTLPVRRLFSIIRELPNQDILIEKDDKSAVTIKCGSSFFRIHGIVADEFPPFPKVEGSKSYKIEQKAFKTMLSRTSYAISTDETRYVLNGVLLSFKGGKLTMVSTDGRRLALADKELEFPESHEGDYILPTKAVNELGRLLSDKDDEVLINVSENQISFHVGKTTLVSKLIEGNYPNFRQVIPPEPKERVPVEREVFMAAVHRVAILANDKSNSIKLNFNKNNLTISTITPEVGESRESLAVDYKGKDLTIAFNPFFLLDPLRNLDSDTITIDLIDELSPGVIRNDEPFLYVIMPMRQPA
- the dnaA gene encoding chromosomal replication initiator protein DnaA encodes the protein MSLEEIWNSTKVHIRGQLNENLFNLWFASIKPLSLENDCLTLGVPDSMHLFWIEDNYLQILKQSVLAAAEEPISVKLKISLRTQAVAGSSTDAVANQSASSSVLPLPTRKRADSSKLRDSSIPRENPLNEQYSFTTFVEGEGNRFARAAAIGVAKAPATTYNPLFIHGGVGLGKTHLMHAIGNAILEKRPHAKVVYITSEKFVNEFIEAMQNNIMVKFRKKYRSADVLLIDDIQFFAGKDRSQEEFFHTFNSLKDGHKQIVLTCDRPASEVANLEKRLISRFEWGMSAEMNIPDTETREAIIRRKADLHHIKLPDEIFRFLAERIQSNIRRLEGALIRLGVHSSLNNGPLTTEAVEILLKDLLEKEQKKSVSVDIIQKKVAERFDIRISDLTSKKRPAHIAFPRQIAMYLSRELTQVSLTEIGDLFGGRDHGTVIHACKTIKDRMDQDSEIRQSIQSLVYKLERE
- the ppk1 gene encoding polyphosphate kinase 1, which produces MSEDFSLPELYINRELSWLEFNGRVLEEAQDKAQPLLERVKFLCIFSSNLDEFFEIRVSGIKQQIENEYSDIGPDGMSSSQIFSAIQKRTRELVAEQSQLWNEDLHPALTKEGINFPEADQLKGTDKAWAQKYFVEQVFPVLTPLAIDASHPFPQVLNKAHYIIVKLCKSERAGGGEFHAVVQLPRILPRLIQLPPKNEKEGRTEFIALSKLIKIHVQELFPGLRVEGAYSFRVTRNSDLYIDAEEEENLLRTIESNLRKRNRGNAVRLEVQIDCPHEMEQFLLENLHLEQMDLYRIDGPINVQHLMQLCTNDQFPLLKDRPFVPSYDLDLPPGAEAFSVLKKEDILLHHPYENFDTVVDFIVQAAADPAVLAIKMTLYRTSGDSAIVKALIAAANNGKQVTALVELKARFDEENNIHWARLLEEAGVHVVYGVVGLKVHCKCMLIVRRDGDMIRRYVHLGTGNYNPKTARLYTDMSLLTANETICSEVAQLFNSLTGLSDYPEFRKLLVAPYDLANKLSILIENEIANAKKGLPSKITIKVNSIVCEHFIKLLYEASCAGVKIDLIIRGVCCLRPGIAGVSENIRVISIVGRFLEHSRIYYFENGGAPLVYLGSADLMPRNLYRRVELVFPVENEQLAGQIKNEIIPAYLSDNIKARELKADGTYIRLQPAKGQKSLQAQLHFRSWAREQISKMNENEPAKVRRFEPIRTRK